One Streptomyces sp. P9-A2 DNA window includes the following coding sequences:
- a CDS encoding glycosyltransferase family 1 protein: MKAIRRFTVRPVLPDPLRPLSDLARNLRWSWHAPTGDLFQSVDPECWAACGRDPVRLLGSVGPERLAELAGDRAFLDRLDAAADDLHTYMTGDRWYQTQSGTRPRSDQLPAAIAYFSPEFGITAALPQYSGGLGILAGDHLKAASDLGVPLIGVGLLYRHGYFRQSLSRDGWQQEHYPVLDPNELPLVQLKEPDGTPALVSLALPGGRSLRARIWLAQVGRVPLLLLDSDVEENDLGERGVTDRLYGGGSEHRLLQEMLLGIGGVRAVRAYCRLTGHAAPEVFHTNEGHAGFLGLERIAELGSDGLEFDAALEAVRAGTVFTTHTPVPAGIDRFDRDLVARHFGPDAELPGIDVDRVIGLGRETYPGGEPGLFNMAVMGLRLAQRANGVSLLHGSVSREMFAGLWPGFDPEEVPITSVTNGVHAPTWVAPEVLRLGARQIGAERAEEALTVGGSDRWDSVADIPDEDIWELRRSLRTLLVMEVRERLRASWRQRGAGTAELGWVDRVLDPDVLTIGFARRVPSYKRLTLMLQDRDRLTNLLLHPERPVQIVVAGKAHPADESGKRLIQELVRFADEPRVRHRIVFLPDYGMAMAQKLYPGCDIWLNNPLRPLEACGTSGMKAALNGCLNLSVLDGWWDEWFQPDFGWAVPTADGADGGTPTLSAVGDDPDRRDAIEAAALYDLLEQRITPRFYERGESGLPDRWLEMVRHTLSLLGPKVLAGRMVREYVERLYAPAAGGHRAMDPDAARDLARWKTRVRAAWHGVTVDHVETSETTGTAGTAELGTTLGLRVRVGLGGLGPDDVEVQAVSGRVDEEDRIADGTPVPLKPVGAADLEGRWVYEGPLSLDRTGPFGYTVRILPSHRLLAQGMELGLVAVPSEDVLGAAGLLMR, translated from the coding sequence TTGAAGGCGATCCGTCGATTCACCGTCCGACCCGTTCTCCCCGACCCCCTCCGGCCCCTCAGCGACCTGGCCCGCAATCTGCGCTGGTCCTGGCACGCGCCGACCGGCGACCTCTTCCAGTCCGTCGACCCCGAATGCTGGGCCGCCTGCGGCCGCGACCCCGTACGGCTGCTGGGCAGCGTGGGGCCCGAGCGGCTCGCCGAGCTGGCCGGCGACCGCGCGTTCCTGGACCGCCTCGACGCGGCCGCGGACGACCTGCACACGTACATGACCGGCGACCGCTGGTACCAGACCCAGTCCGGCACCCGGCCGCGTAGCGACCAACTGCCCGCAGCCATCGCCTACTTCTCCCCGGAGTTCGGCATCACGGCCGCTCTGCCGCAGTACTCCGGCGGGCTCGGCATCCTCGCCGGCGACCATCTCAAGGCCGCCAGCGACCTCGGCGTCCCGCTGATCGGTGTCGGCCTGCTCTACCGGCACGGGTACTTCCGCCAGAGCCTGTCCCGGGACGGCTGGCAGCAGGAGCACTACCCCGTCCTCGACCCCAACGAGCTGCCCCTCGTCCAGCTCAAGGAGCCGGACGGCACGCCTGCCCTGGTGAGCCTCGCGCTGCCCGGCGGCCGGTCGCTGCGCGCCCGGATCTGGCTGGCCCAGGTGGGCAGGGTCCCCCTGCTCCTGCTGGACTCCGACGTCGAGGAGAACGACCTCGGCGAACGCGGCGTCACCGACCGGCTCTACGGCGGCGGCAGCGAGCACCGGCTCCTCCAGGAGATGCTGCTCGGCATAGGGGGTGTGCGGGCGGTGCGCGCGTACTGCCGGCTCACCGGACACGCGGCGCCCGAGGTGTTCCACACCAACGAGGGCCACGCCGGTTTCCTCGGCCTGGAGCGCATCGCCGAACTGGGCTCCGACGGGCTGGAGTTCGACGCCGCTCTGGAGGCCGTCCGGGCCGGGACCGTGTTCACCACGCACACCCCCGTACCGGCCGGCATCGACCGCTTCGACCGCGACCTGGTCGCCCGCCACTTCGGCCCCGACGCCGAACTGCCGGGCATCGACGTCGACCGCGTCATCGGACTGGGCCGGGAGACGTATCCCGGCGGCGAACCCGGCCTCTTCAACATGGCCGTGATGGGCCTGCGCCTCGCCCAGCGCGCCAACGGCGTGTCCCTGCTGCACGGCAGCGTCAGCCGCGAGATGTTCGCCGGACTCTGGCCCGGATTCGACCCCGAGGAGGTGCCCATCACCTCCGTGACCAACGGGGTGCACGCGCCCACCTGGGTCGCCCCCGAGGTGCTCCGGCTCGGCGCCCGGCAGATCGGTGCCGAGCGCGCCGAGGAGGCACTGACCGTCGGCGGCTCGGACCGCTGGGACTCGGTCGCGGACATCCCGGACGAGGACATCTGGGAGCTGCGCCGGTCCCTGCGCACCCTGCTGGTGATGGAGGTGCGGGAGCGGCTGCGCGCCTCCTGGCGGCAGCGCGGCGCCGGGACGGCGGAACTGGGCTGGGTCGACCGGGTGCTCGACCCGGACGTGCTGACCATCGGGTTCGCCCGGCGGGTCCCCTCGTACAAGCGGCTGACGCTGATGCTGCAGGACCGGGACCGGCTGACGAACCTGCTGCTGCACCCCGAGCGGCCGGTGCAGATCGTGGTCGCGGGCAAGGCGCACCCGGCGGACGAGAGCGGCAAGCGGCTCATCCAGGAGCTGGTCCGGTTCGCCGACGAACCCCGTGTGCGGCACCGCATCGTGTTCCTGCCCGACTACGGCATGGCGATGGCGCAGAAGCTCTACCCCGGCTGCGACATCTGGCTGAACAACCCGCTGCGGCCGCTGGAGGCGTGCGGCACCAGCGGCATGAAGGCCGCTCTCAACGGCTGCCTCAACCTCTCGGTGCTGGACGGCTGGTGGGACGAGTGGTTCCAGCCCGACTTCGGCTGGGCCGTCCCCACCGCGGACGGGGCGGATGGGGGCACCCCCACGCTTTCGGCAGTGGGGGACGACCCCGACCGGCGCGACGCCATAGAGGCCGCCGCGCTGTACGACCTGCTGGAGCAGCGGATCACCCCGCGCTTCTACGAGCGGGGCGAGAGCGGGCTGCCGGACCGGTGGCTGGAGATGGTCCGGCACACCCTGAGCCTGCTCGGGCCGAAGGTGCTGGCCGGCCGTATGGTCCGCGAGTACGTCGAGCGCCTGTACGCGCCCGCCGCCGGCGGCCACCGCGCGATGGACCCGGACGCCGCGCGGGACCTCGCCCGGTGGAAGACGCGGGTGCGCGCCGCCTGGCACGGCGTGACCGTCGACCACGTCGAGACGTCGGAGACGACGGGCACGGCGGGCACGGCGGAACTCGGCACCACCCTCGGGCTGCGGGTGCGCGTCGGCCTCGGCGGCCTCGGCCCGGACGACGTCGAGGTCCAGGCGGTCTCCGGGCGGGTGGACGAGGAGGACCGCATCGCCGACGGGACCCCCGTGCCGCTGAAGCCGGTGGGCGCCGCCGACCTGGAGGGCCGCTGGGTGTACGAGGGCCCGCTCTCCCTGGACCGCACCGGGCCGTTCGGCTACACGGTCCGTATCCTGCCCAGCCACCGGCTGCTGGCGCAGGGCATGGAACTGGGCCTGGTCGCGGTCCCCTCGGAGGACGTCCTGGGGGCCGCCGGGTTACTGATGCGGTGA
- a CDS encoding DUF1990 family protein, producing MSSADFTYDHVGATREPGFCPPGFHPLHVRTRLGEGEAVFRQGSEAVLTWELHRALGVGFAPSADRAAPGVDVTVTLAGVVRAPCRVVWTVEEYRRAGWAYGTLPGHPERGEESFVVDRTGDGTVWLTVSAFSRPARWYSRAAGPAARGLQHAYARRCGTVLRRLATEGLKEF from the coding sequence ATGTCTTCGGCGGACTTCACCTACGACCATGTCGGCGCGACCCGCGAGCCGGGTTTCTGCCCTCCCGGATTCCACCCCCTGCACGTCCGCACCCGCCTCGGCGAGGGTGAGGCGGTCTTCCGCCAGGGCTCGGAGGCGGTCCTCACCTGGGAGCTGCACCGGGCCCTGGGGGTCGGGTTCGCCCCCTCCGCCGACCGCGCGGCGCCCGGTGTCGACGTCACCGTCACGCTCGCCGGAGTGGTCCGAGCGCCCTGCCGGGTGGTCTGGACGGTGGAGGAGTACCGCAGAGCCGGCTGGGCCTACGGCACGCTGCCCGGTCATCCGGAGCGCGGTGAGGAGTCCTTCGTCGTGGACCGTACCGGTGACGGGACGGTGTGGCTGACCGTCTCGGCGTTCAGCAGGCCGGCCAGGTGGTACTCCCGTGCGGCCGGCCCGGCTGCGCGCGGGCTGCAGCATGCGTACGCCCGCCGCTGCGGCACGGTCCTGCGCCGGCTCGCGACGGAGGGCCTCAAGGAGTTCTGA
- a CDS encoding S8 family peptidase, with translation MARTRTRRLRRAGGMTATMTAILCAATVSAATLPAHAAPMGRISGAGAPGSVAGSYLVTLKEGTAARSAAGRELAARHGAGISHTYGTVLNGYAVRANARQAARLAADPRVSSVTQDTRVTGAGTQKNPPSWGLDRVDQRDLPLNKRYASPDTAGAGVTVYVIDTGVRISHRDFGGRARHGWDFVQNDRTAQDGNGHGTHVAGIVAGKTYGVAKRARIVSVRVLDDAGSGTTAQVIAGIDWVTRNAKRPAVANLSLGGFHNAQLNAAVRASIASGVSYTVAAGNEANAAALYSPAGIKQAITVGATDRQDKKPAFSNHGSAVDLFAPGVAITSASATSDTGQVAASGTSMASPHAAGAAALYLAGHRRATPAQVANALAKGATTGKVSSRGLGSPNRLLRAPAP, from the coding sequence ATGGCACGGACGCGAACGCGGCGTCTGCGCCGGGCGGGGGGCATGACGGCGACCATGACGGCGATCCTGTGCGCCGCGACGGTTTCGGCCGCGACCCTGCCCGCGCACGCCGCGCCCATGGGGCGGATATCCGGCGCCGGAGCACCCGGCTCCGTGGCAGGCAGCTACCTGGTGACATTGAAGGAGGGGACCGCGGCCCGCTCGGCGGCGGGCAGAGAGCTCGCCGCGCGCCACGGGGCGGGAATCAGCCACACCTACGGCACGGTGCTGAACGGCTACGCCGTCCGGGCGAACGCGAGACAGGCGGCGCGGCTCGCGGCCGACCCCCGGGTCTCCTCGGTCACCCAGGACACCCGGGTGACCGGGGCCGGCACACAGAAGAACCCGCCGTCCTGGGGACTCGACCGGGTCGACCAGCGGGACCTGCCGCTGAACAAGCGGTACGCCTCGCCGGACACGGCGGGTGCCGGGGTGACGGTCTACGTCATCGACACCGGCGTACGGATCTCGCACCGGGACTTCGGCGGCCGGGCCCGGCACGGCTGGGACTTCGTCCAGAACGACCGGACCGCCCAGGACGGCAACGGCCACGGCACCCATGTGGCCGGCATCGTCGCGGGGAAGACGTACGGCGTCGCGAAGCGGGCCCGGATCGTCTCCGTGCGCGTGCTGGACGACGCGGGTTCGGGCACCACGGCCCAGGTGATCGCGGGCATCGACTGGGTGACCCGGAACGCGAAGAGGCCCGCGGTCGCCAACCTCAGTCTCGGCGGCTTCCACAACGCGCAACTGAACGCCGCCGTCCGCGCCTCCATCGCGTCCGGCGTCAGCTACACGGTCGCGGCGGGCAATGAGGCGAACGCGGCCGCGCTGTACTCACCCGCGGGGATCAAACAGGCGATCACGGTGGGCGCGACCGACCGGCAGGACAAGAAACCGGCCTTTTCCAATCACGGCTCGGCCGTCGACCTGTTCGCTCCCGGGGTCGCCATCACCTCGGCGTCCGCCACGAGCGACACCGGCCAAGTCGCCGCCTCGGGTACGTCGATGGCGTCCCCGCACGCGGCGGGCGCGGCGGCGCTGTACCTCGCCGGACACCGGCGGGCGACTCCGGCACAGGTGGCGAACGCCCTGGCCAAGGGGGCGACGACCGGGAAGGTGAGCAGCCGCGGGCTCGGCTCGCCGAACCGGCTGCTGCGGGCGCCGGCGCCCTAG
- a CDS encoding M4 family metallopeptidase, translating to MRSSSSHRRTPHATPLTTRRRTAAVALAGVAALVATAVQAGSATAAPDSAPAAGQAKPAAESVRLTPAQRAELIREANATKADTAEDLGLGAKERLVVRDVLKDRDGTVHVRYERTYDGLPVLGGDLVVQGRKPGETESVVKATRAAVKPATTTAKVSTAKAERQALSAAQAEDAQSPDVDVAPRKVIWAASGTPTVAYETVVGGLQHDGTPQELHVVTDATTGEKLYEWQAVQNATGHTVYSGTVDLTSTQSGSTYNLTDGARGGHKTYNLNRGTSGTGTLFSGSDDVWGNGSPSNLESAAADAHYGAALTWDYYKNVHGRSGIRGNGVGAYSRVHYGNNYVNAFWSDSCFCMTYGDGSGNANPLTSIDVAAHEMTHGLTSNTAGLVYSGESGGLNEATSDIFGSTVEFYAANPSDVGDYLIGEEININGNGTPLRYMDKPSKDGASKDAWYSGIGSIDVHYSSGPANHFFYLLSEGSGTKTINGVSYDSPTSDGLPVTGIGRAKAEKIWFRALTTKFTSTTNYAGARTGTLAATGELYGADSAEYKAVQDAWAGINVGARSGGGGGGGTSFENTTDVAIPDAGAAVTSSITVSGRTGNAPSNLQVSVDIVHTWSGDLVIDLLAPDGTAYRLRNRTGGSADNVNETYTVNASSETANGTWQLRVQDQASRDTGYINGWGLTFP from the coding sequence TTGAGAAGCAGCTCCTCCCACAGACGCACCCCCCACGCCACCCCCCTCACGACGCGCCGCCGCACCGCCGCGGTCGCCCTCGCCGGGGTCGCCGCCCTGGTCGCCACGGCCGTGCAGGCCGGCAGCGCCACCGCGGCCCCGGACTCCGCGCCGGCCGCCGGACAGGCGAAGCCCGCCGCGGAGTCGGTCCGGCTCACCCCGGCCCAGCGCGCCGAACTGATCCGCGAGGCGAACGCCACCAAGGCGGACACCGCCGAGGACCTCGGCCTGGGCGCGAAGGAGAGGCTCGTCGTCCGTGACGTCCTCAAGGACCGCGACGGCACCGTCCACGTCCGCTACGAGCGCACCTACGACGGCCTGCCCGTCCTCGGCGGCGACCTCGTCGTGCAGGGCCGGAAGCCCGGCGAGACCGAGTCTGTCGTCAAGGCCACCCGGGCCGCGGTGAAGCCCGCCACGACCACCGCCAAGGTGTCCACCGCCAAGGCCGAGCGGCAGGCCCTGTCCGCCGCGCAGGCCGAGGACGCCCAGAGCCCCGACGTGGACGTCGCCCCGCGCAAGGTGATCTGGGCCGCGAGCGGCACCCCCACGGTGGCGTACGAGACGGTCGTCGGCGGACTCCAGCACGACGGCACCCCACAGGAGCTGCACGTCGTCACCGACGCCACCACGGGCGAGAAGCTGTACGAGTGGCAGGCCGTCCAGAACGCGACCGGCCACACCGTCTACAGCGGCACCGTCGACCTGACCTCCACCCAGTCCGGGTCGACGTACAACCTCACCGACGGCGCGCGCGGCGGGCACAAGACGTACAACCTGAACCGCGGCACCTCCGGCACCGGCACCCTGTTCTCCGGCTCCGACGACGTCTGGGGCAACGGCAGCCCGTCCAACCTGGAGTCGGCCGCCGCCGACGCCCACTACGGGGCCGCGCTGACCTGGGACTACTACAAGAACGTGCACGGCCGCAGCGGTATCCGCGGCAACGGCGTGGGCGCCTACTCCCGGGTCCACTACGGCAACAACTACGTCAACGCCTTCTGGTCGGACAGCTGCTTCTGCATGACCTACGGCGACGGATCCGGCAACGCCAACCCGCTGACCTCGATCGACGTCGCCGCGCACGAGATGACCCACGGCCTCACCTCGAACACCGCGGGCCTCGTCTACAGCGGCGAGTCCGGCGGCCTCAACGAGGCGACCAGCGACATCTTCGGCTCGACCGTCGAGTTCTACGCGGCCAACCCCTCCGACGTCGGTGACTACCTCATCGGCGAGGAGATAAACATCAACGGCAACGGGACCCCGTTGCGCTACATGGACAAGCCGAGCAAGGACGGCGCGTCCAAGGACGCCTGGTACTCCGGGATCGGCTCGATCGACGTGCACTACTCCTCCGGCCCCGCCAACCACTTCTTCTACCTGCTGAGCGAGGGCAGCGGCACCAAGACCATCAACGGCGTCAGCTACGACTCGCCCACCTCGGACGGCCTGCCGGTCACCGGCATCGGCCGCGCCAAGGCGGAGAAGATCTGGTTCCGCGCGCTGACCACCAAGTTCACCTCGACCACCAACTACGCGGGCGCCCGCACCGGCACCCTCGCGGCCACCGGTGAGCTGTACGGCGCGGACAGCGCCGAATACAAGGCGGTACAGGACGCCTGGGCCGGCATCAACGTCGGCGCACGCTCCGGCGGCGGCGGTGGCGGCGGTACGTCCTTCGAGAACACCACCGACGTGGCGATCCCGGACGCGGGCGCCGCGGTGACGTCGTCGATCACCGTCTCCGGCCGGACGGGCAACGCGCCCTCCAACCTCCAGGTCTCGGTGGACATCGTGCACACCTGGAGCGGTGACCTGGTCATCGACCTGCTGGCCCCGGACGGCACGGCGTACCGCCTGAGGAACCGCACCGGCGGCTCGGCGGACAACGTCAACGAGACCTACACGGTCAACGCCTCCTCCGAGACCGCCAACGGCACCTGGCAGCTGCGGGTGCAGGACCAGGCCTCACGGGACACCGGCTACATCAACGGCTGGGGGCTCACCTTCCCGTAG